Proteins from a genomic interval of Candidatus Methylomirabilota bacterium:
- a CDS encoding alpha/beta hydrolase, whose amino-acid sequence MDRVAIGPVSLAVEQWPGPANGPAGSAIVCIHGLTANHVCWASVADVLSPGHRLIAYDLRGRGESDKPEKGYSLAHHCDDLDGLLDHLGLRQAVVIGHSLGAHIALRFAATRPARVSRLVLVDGGIDVRAEVLDSLRPAINRLGVEFPSLDMFLGFVRMLPMFEGRWNDYLERYFRYDVEVLPAGTVRSKAARHAIEEEITNLERERLWVYHHQVKAPTLIFRAPDGLLTPTDCLMTEEEGRAMTHAIPRAKLVMVPGTNHYTVLLGQNPKVKTALRAFLREP is encoded by the coding sequence ATGGATCGCGTCGCGATCGGCCCCGTCTCGCTCGCCGTCGAGCAGTGGCCCGGCCCCGCCAACGGACCCGCGGGATCGGCCATCGTCTGCATCCACGGCCTCACCGCGAATCACGTCTGCTGGGCGAGCGTGGCCGACGTGCTGTCTCCGGGTCACCGCCTCATCGCGTACGACCTGCGGGGCCGGGGCGAGAGCGACAAGCCGGAGAAGGGCTACAGCCTGGCTCATCACTGTGACGACCTCGACGGCCTGCTCGATCACCTCGGGCTGCGCCAGGCGGTCGTGATCGGCCACTCGCTCGGCGCGCACATCGCCCTGCGCTTCGCGGCCACCCGGCCCGCGCGGGTCTCCCGGCTCGTGCTGGTGGACGGCGGCATCGACGTGCGCGCGGAGGTGCTCGACTCGCTGCGGCCCGCGATCAACCGGCTCGGCGTCGAGTTCCCGTCGCTGGACATGTTCCTCGGCTTCGTCCGCATGCTGCCCATGTTCGAGGGCCGCTGGAACGACTACCTCGAGCGGTACTTCCGCTACGACGTCGAGGTGCTGCCCGCGGGCACGGTGCGGTCGAAGGCGGCGCGGCACGCGATCGAGGAGGAGATCACCAACCTCGAGCGCGAGCGGCTCTGGGTCTACCATCATCAGGTGAAGGCGCCGACCCTGATCTTCCGCGCGCCCGACGGGCTGCTCACGCCCACCGACTGCCTGATGACCGAGGAGGAAGGACGCGCGATGACCCACGCCATCCCGCGGGCGAAGCTGGTGATGGTGCCGGGCACCAATCACTACACGGTGCTGCTGGGTCAGAACCCCAAGGTGAAGACCGCGCTCCGGGCATTCCTGCGAGAGCCATAG
- a CDS encoding NAD(P)/FAD-dependent oxidoreductase, with protein MPARDYDAIVVGASFAGLAVARQLRGHVLLLDRHEVGTVQTSACGTPLWVPEALGVRDSVLDVHDWLEIRTPTRTVRYELSGVPFCTFDYRAFCEGLLAQCRVRFLRTSVSGLHDGSVLTGEGRFTAPIIVDASGWRRAVTGGPGRHRHSFGLETHTALQDRGLAFLLDRRLIPQGLGWIFPVGQGSLVGLGSYAGHSKLKPAIERLLGDYGTAAESYHGTYFPSRLLPPTVDGIFAVGDAAGQCLPLTAEGIRPALYFGGECGRIVQRVLEGRQSLEAGLDRYRHLVARYHGPYRVLRFAQWMAAHTPTRWFAMVTQLAATRPFRPGWWPRYGRFGHLGRSSVAPAT; from the coding sequence ATGCCCGCCCGGGATTACGACGCCATCGTGGTGGGGGCCAGCTTCGCCGGCCTCGCGGTGGCCCGCCAGCTCCGTGGTCACGTCCTCCTGCTGGATCGCCACGAGGTCGGCACCGTGCAGACCTCGGCCTGCGGCACGCCCCTCTGGGTGCCGGAGGCCCTCGGCGTGCGCGACAGCGTGCTGGACGTGCACGACTGGCTCGAGATCCGCACGCCCACGCGCACCGTGCGCTACGAGCTCTCGGGCGTGCCCTTCTGCACCTTCGACTACCGGGCCTTCTGCGAGGGGCTGCTGGCCCAGTGTCGCGTGCGATTCCTCCGCACGTCGGTGTCGGGCCTCCACGACGGGTCGGTCCTGACCGGCGAGGGCCGGTTCACCGCTCCGATCATCGTGGACGCCTCGGGCTGGCGGCGCGCGGTCACCGGCGGGCCGGGCCGCCACCGTCACTCCTTCGGGCTCGAGACCCACACCGCGCTCCAGGACCGGGGCCTGGCGTTTCTGCTGGACCGCCGGCTGATCCCGCAGGGGCTCGGCTGGATCTTCCCGGTCGGGCAGGGGAGCCTGGTCGGGCTGGGCTCCTACGCCGGCCACTCCAAGCTCAAGCCGGCGATCGAGCGCTTACTGGGTGACTACGGCACGGCCGCCGAGTCGTATCACGGCACCTATTTCCCGAGCCGTCTGCTCCCGCCGACGGTGGACGGGATCTTCGCGGTCGGCGACGCGGCGGGGCAGTGCTTGCCGCTCACCGCGGAGGGCATCCGCCCCGCGCTCTACTTCGGCGGCGAGTGCGGCCGGATCGTGCAGCGCGTCCTCGAGGGCCGCCAGTCGCTCGAGGCCGGGCTCGACCGCTACCGGCATCTGGTCGCGCGCTATCACGGCCCCTACCGCGTGCTGCGCTTCGCGCAGTGGATGGCGGCCCACACCCCGACGCGCTGGTTCGCCATGGTCACCCAGCTGGCCGCGACGCGGCCGTTCCGACCCGGCTGGTGGCCGCGCTACGGCCGGTTCGGCCACCTGGGCCGGTCGAGCGTGGCGCCGGCGACCTGA
- a CDS encoding TVP38/TMEM64 family protein: protein MSSRVGWGIAIGASALIIGGGAWLVWTDAPLYQFLVRLYADKLFLKRTLREWGMLAPVIFIVLQALQVVISPIPGEATGILGGYLFGQWLGLLYSTIGLTLGSVAAFGIGRWLGVHYVKNLVSTETWNRLGFIVEAEGAVLCFIVYLIPGLPKDIVCYLFGISPMPIWVFALVSGLGRIPGTWVLSAQGAHTAAGDYLQVILISAVAVAVALPLYYYRHRITTWLHGRRVPPSEAPDQTPNGRLDREKPGP from the coding sequence ATGAGCTCGCGCGTCGGCTGGGGCATCGCCATCGGGGCCAGCGCGCTGATCATCGGCGGCGGCGCGTGGCTCGTCTGGACCGACGCCCCCCTCTATCAGTTCCTGGTGAGGCTCTACGCGGACAAGCTCTTCCTCAAGCGGACGCTGCGTGAGTGGGGCATGCTGGCGCCGGTCATCTTCATCGTCCTGCAGGCGCTGCAGGTCGTGATCTCGCCGATCCCCGGGGAGGCCACCGGCATCCTCGGCGGCTATCTCTTCGGTCAGTGGCTCGGCCTGCTCTACTCCACCATCGGTCTCACCCTGGGCTCGGTCGCCGCCTTCGGGATCGGCCGGTGGCTGGGCGTGCACTACGTGAAGAACCTGGTGAGCACCGAGACCTGGAACCGCCTCGGCTTCATCGTCGAGGCGGAGGGCGCGGTGCTCTGCTTCATCGTGTACCTCATCCCGGGCCTGCCCAAGGACATCGTCTGCTACCTCTTCGGGATCAGCCCGATGCCGATCTGGGTCTTCGCGCTCGTGTCGGGCCTCGGGCGGATTCCCGGAACCTGGGTGCTCTCCGCTCAGGGCGCCCATACCGCGGCCGGCGACTATCTGCAGGTCATCCTGATCTCCGCGGTGGCGGTCGCGGTGGCCCTGCCGCTCTACTACTACCGGCACCGGATCACGACGTGGCTCCACGGCCGCCGGGTCCCCCCGTCCGAGGCCCCGGATCAGACGCCCAACGGGAGGCTTGACAGGGAGAAGCCGGGCCCGTAG
- the aroF gene encoding 3-deoxy-7-phosphoheptulonate synthase has protein sequence MIIVLKPGVSDADIEDVSRRVREFGFKTHLSRGEVRTIIGVVGDDRAKEQLLALQSLESVESVVRILQPFKLASREAHPDNTQFKVHGVPIGGRQIVVMAGPCSVESQPQLNAVAEGVKAAGAHVLRGGAFKPRTSPYAFQGLEEDGLALLKEASKSTGLPVVTEVMEPDKVEVVAQHADILQIGARNVQNFSLLKRVAECGKPVLLKRGMSTSIQEWLLSAEYVLAGGNPNVVLCERGIRTFETATRYTLDLNAIPVVKKLSHLPVMVDPSHGTGHWEYVSAMARAGLAAGADGLIIEVHNNPAEALSDGPQSLKPTKFAQLMAELRPLAQVLGRTL, from the coding sequence ATGATCATCGTGCTGAAGCCGGGCGTCAGTGACGCCGACATCGAGGACGTCTCACGACGGGTGCGGGAGTTCGGGTTCAAGACCCATCTCTCGCGCGGGGAGGTGCGCACCATCATCGGGGTGGTCGGCGACGACCGCGCCAAGGAGCAATTGCTCGCGCTGCAGTCGCTCGAATCGGTGGAGAGCGTGGTTCGCATCCTGCAGCCCTTCAAGCTCGCCAGCCGCGAGGCGCATCCCGACAACACCCAGTTCAAGGTGCACGGCGTCCCGATCGGGGGCCGCCAGATCGTGGTCATGGCCGGCCCGTGCTCGGTGGAGTCGCAGCCCCAGCTCAACGCGGTGGCCGAGGGGGTCAAGGCGGCGGGCGCCCACGTGCTCCGCGGCGGGGCGTTCAAGCCGCGCACGTCGCCCTACGCCTTCCAGGGGCTCGAGGAGGACGGGCTCGCGCTGCTGAAGGAAGCGAGCAAGAGCACCGGCCTGCCGGTGGTGACCGAGGTCATGGAGCCCGACAAGGTCGAGGTGGTCGCCCAGCACGCCGACATCCTCCAGATCGGTGCGCGCAACGTGCAGAACTTCTCCCTGCTCAAGCGGGTGGCCGAGTGCGGCAAGCCGGTCCTGCTCAAGCGCGGGATGTCCACCTCGATCCAGGAGTGGCTGCTGTCCGCGGAGTACGTGCTGGCCGGCGGCAATCCCAACGTGGTCCTCTGCGAGCGCGGCATCCGCACCTTCGAGACCGCCACTCGCTACACGCTGGATCTCAACGCGATCCCGGTGGTGAAGAAGCTCTCGCACCTGCCGGTGATGGTGGACCCGAGCCACGGCACCGGACACTGGGAGTACGTCTCCGCGATGGCCAGGGCGGGGCTCGCGGCGGGCGCCGACGGGCTCATCATCGAGGTGCACAACAACCCGGCCGAGGCGCTGTCCGACGGCCCGCAATCGCTCAAGCCCACCAAGTTCGCGCAGCTCATGGCCGAGCTGCGGCCACTGGCCCAGGTGCTGGGGAGGACCCTATGA
- the aroF gene encoding 3-deoxy-7-phosphoheptulonate synthase — protein sequence MIIVLKSGISDADVTDVCQRITEMGYGPHVIRGEFKTIVAAVGEERGRPDLRLLEALETVESVMPVQQPFKLASREVRRESSEVRINGVSVGGRDVVVMAGPCSVESESQVLEVADAVKEAGARILRGGAFKPRTSPYAFQGLKEQGLRYLAEARKRTGLPVVTEVLETESVEVVAEYSDILQIGARNIQNFTLLRRVGEIGKPVLLKRGMATSIQEFLLSAEYILSAGNPNVILCERGIRTFETATRFTLDLNAVPVIKKLCHLPVVVDPSHGTGHWDLVAPMAKGAVACGADGLIIEVHPRPEEALSDGPQSLKPSKFAQLMRELRPVAEAVGRGL from the coding sequence ATGATCATCGTGCTCAAGTCCGGGATCAGCGACGCCGACGTCACCGACGTGTGCCAGCGCATCACCGAGATGGGCTACGGCCCGCACGTCATCCGCGGCGAGTTCAAGACGATCGTGGCCGCGGTCGGCGAGGAGCGGGGCCGTCCCGACCTGCGCCTGCTGGAGGCGCTCGAGACCGTCGAGTCGGTCATGCCGGTGCAGCAGCCCTTCAAGCTGGCCAGCCGCGAGGTGCGCCGCGAATCCAGCGAGGTGCGCATCAACGGCGTCTCGGTCGGCGGCCGCGACGTGGTGGTGATGGCCGGCCCGTGCTCGGTCGAGTCGGAGTCGCAGGTCCTGGAGGTGGCCGACGCGGTCAAGGAGGCGGGGGCGCGGATCCTGCGGGGCGGCGCCTTCAAGCCGCGCACGTCGCCCTACGCCTTCCAGGGCCTCAAGGAGCAGGGGCTGCGCTACCTGGCCGAGGCGCGCAAGCGCACCGGGCTGCCGGTGGTGACCGAGGTGCTCGAGACGGAGAGCGTCGAGGTGGTGGCCGAGTACTCGGACATCCTGCAGATCGGCGCGCGGAACATCCAGAACTTCACGCTGCTGCGGCGGGTCGGGGAGATCGGCAAGCCGGTCCTGCTCAAGCGCGGCATGGCCACCAGCATCCAGGAATTCCTCCTGTCCGCCGAGTACATCCTCTCCGCCGGCAATCCGAACGTCATCCTGTGCGAGCGCGGCATCCGCACGTTCGAGACGGCGACCCGCTTCACCCTCGATCTCAACGCGGTGCCGGTGATCAAGAAGCTCTGCCACCTCCCGGTGGTGGTCGATCCCTCGCACGGCACCGGGCACTGGGACCTGGTGGCCCCGATGGCGAAGGGCGCGGTGGCGTGTGGCGCCGACGGCCTCATCATCGAGGTGCATCCGCGGCCGGAGGAGGCGCTCTCGGACGGCCCGCAGTCGCTCAAGCCGTCGAAGTTCGCCCAGCTGATGCGCGAGCTGCGGCCGGTGGCGGAGGCGGTGGGACGCGGTCTCTAG
- a CDS encoding ATP-binding protein — MRSSLRTLLLGLSSVAIVAVTLGGLAVNLRDRSTAARVRLGEQTERLATAAAPLLLDSLVVGDLARAEQTLRNLNGESVWSRIALYESDGRRLIFDASPTNLRRSDAPRWLKQLIPVPLEEHRVAIAAAPVVYGVLGVTPSLQSLETELWSEIRTMIAVTGVLLISLLGLIHVILVVGLRPVRALAESATRLGHGDLTARMPETRLTEMWPTVRAFNSMAASLEHSLHEARHREARMQSLVEISGELSRIQHIDTLLGRIADACGRLVNTDWVGFRLVEGDELVVAGTLETGSHLSLKPRIKIGESLAGLVARTGKPLLLRDPANHPGVIPEHAEAVRRLGHRGVLVVPAKIGDRVVGVLSFLTRREQGFSVEDLAIATAFASHAAIALENSRLLHESRRAYDELAQTQGQLEQAQKMDAIGRLAGGVAHDFNNLLTVILGRTEMLLQPLPPEHPMRRGIELIQRTAGRAADLTRQLLAFSRKQVLEATVLDLNAVAADMRDMLGRLIGEDIALVTSPSLELGRVKADRGQIEQVVMNLAVNARDAMPQGGHLIIETENVDLDAEYVRRHVGARPGPHVMLAVSDSGVGIPREIQRHIFEPFFTTKEPGKGTGLGLATVYGIVKQSGGYIECDSEPGRGTTFRIYLPRVDVPAPGAERVGRPPDTAGGTETILLVEDEEGVRELARDILRATGYTVIEARNGAEALLLSERHQGPLDLLLTDVVMPRMSGRELAERLTPLRPDLSVLYMSGYTDDAVIRHGVLGAGTAFLQKPFTPAILVGRVRETLDLSRPAAV, encoded by the coding sequence GTGAGATCGAGCCTCCGCACCCTCCTGCTGGGCCTCAGCAGCGTCGCGATCGTCGCGGTGACGCTCGGCGGCCTCGCGGTCAACCTCCGTGACCGCTCGACCGCGGCCCGCGTGCGGCTGGGCGAGCAGACCGAGCGGCTGGCCACCGCGGCGGCGCCGCTGCTGCTGGACTCGCTGGTGGTCGGCGATCTGGCCCGGGCCGAGCAGACCCTTCGCAATCTCAACGGCGAGTCGGTGTGGAGCCGCATCGCCCTCTACGAGAGCGACGGGCGCCGCCTCATCTTCGACGCCTCCCCCACCAACCTGCGCCGCTCGGACGCCCCGCGCTGGCTCAAGCAGCTGATCCCGGTGCCACTGGAGGAGCATCGCGTGGCCATCGCGGCCGCGCCGGTCGTCTACGGGGTGCTCGGGGTGACCCCGTCGCTGCAGAGCCTCGAGACCGAGCTGTGGTCGGAGATCCGCACCATGATCGCGGTCACCGGGGTCCTGCTGATCAGCCTGCTCGGGCTGATCCACGTGATCCTCGTGGTCGGCCTGCGCCCGGTGCGCGCGCTCGCGGAGAGCGCCACCCGGCTCGGCCACGGCGACCTCACCGCCCGCATGCCGGAGACGCGCCTGACCGAGATGTGGCCCACCGTGCGGGCCTTCAACTCGATGGCGGCCAGTCTGGAGCACTCGCTGCACGAGGCCCGCCACCGCGAGGCGCGCATGCAGAGCCTCGTCGAGATCAGCGGCGAGCTGTCGCGCATCCAGCACATCGACACGCTGCTGGGCCGCATCGCGGACGCGTGCGGGCGCCTCGTCAACACCGACTGGGTGGGGTTTCGCCTCGTGGAGGGAGACGAGCTGGTGGTGGCGGGCACGCTCGAGACCGGCTCGCACCTCTCGCTCAAGCCGCGGATCAAGATCGGGGAGAGCCTCGCCGGGCTGGTCGCCCGCACCGGCAAGCCGCTGCTGCTCCGCGATCCGGCCAACCATCCCGGCGTGATTCCCGAGCACGCCGAAGCGGTCCGCCGGCTGGGTCACCGGGGAGTGCTCGTGGTGCCCGCGAAGATCGGGGATCGGGTGGTGGGCGTGCTGAGCTTCCTCACCCGCCGCGAGCAGGGATTCTCGGTGGAGGACCTGGCCATCGCCACCGCGTTCGCCTCGCACGCCGCGATCGCGCTGGAGAACAGCCGACTGCTGCACGAGTCGCGGCGCGCCTACGACGAGCTGGCCCAGACCCAGGGCCAGCTCGAGCAGGCCCAGAAGATGGACGCGATCGGCCGGCTCGCCGGCGGGGTGGCCCACGACTTCAACAACCTGCTGACCGTGATCCTCGGCCGGACCGAGATGCTGCTGCAGCCGCTGCCGCCGGAGCACCCGATGCGGCGGGGCATCGAGCTGATCCAGCGCACCGCCGGCCGCGCCGCCGATCTCACCCGCCAGCTGCTCGCCTTCAGCCGCAAGCAGGTGCTGGAGGCCACCGTCCTCGACCTCAACGCGGTGGCCGCCGACATGCGCGACATGCTCGGCCGCCTCATCGGCGAGGACATCGCGCTCGTGACCAGCCCGAGCCTGGAGCTGGGCCGGGTGAAGGCGGATCGCGGACAGATCGAGCAGGTGGTGATGAACCTCGCGGTCAACGCGCGCGACGCGATGCCCCAGGGCGGCCATCTCATCATCGAGACCGAGAACGTCGATCTCGACGCCGAGTACGTGCGCCGCCACGTGGGAGCGCGCCCGGGTCCCCACGTGATGCTGGCGGTCTCGGACAGCGGCGTCGGCATCCCGCGCGAGATCCAGCGCCACATCTTTGAACCGTTTTTTACTACCAAGGAGCCGGGGAAGGGTACCGGTCTCGGGCTGGCCACCGTGTACGGCATCGTCAAGCAGAGCGGCGGTTACATCGAGTGCGACAGCGAGCCGGGGCGCGGCACCACCTTCCGCATCTACCTGCCGCGGGTGGACGTGCCGGCGCCGGGAGCCGAGCGCGTCGGCCGGCCCCCGGACACCGCCGGCGGCACCGAGACCATCCTGCTGGTGGAGGACGAGGAGGGCGTGCGCGAGCTGGCCCGCGACATCCTGCGCGCCACCGGCTACACCGTGATCGAGGCGCGCAACGGCGCGGAGGCGCTCCTGCTCTCCGAGCGGCACCAGGGGCCGCTCGATCTCCTGCTGACCGACGTGGTGATGCCGCGCATGAGCGGGCGCGAGCTGGCCGAGCGGCTGACCCCGCTGCGCCCCGACCTGAGCGTGCTCTACATGTCGGGCTACACCGACGACGCGGTCATCCGCCACGGCGTCCTCGGCGCGGGGACCGCCTTCCTGCAGAAGCCGTTCACGCCGGCGATCCTGGTCGGCCGCGTCCGCGAGACGCTCGACCTGTCCCGACCGGCCGCGGTCTAG
- a CDS encoding phosphate/phosphite/phosphonate ABC transporter substrate-binding protein, protein MRLLIKALLALATLVLVAGAGGTQPGPYSFGVLNQQSPALTAERWNPILHYVSVGSGVPLQLKMGRTVQETDAMMGRGEFDFVFTNHNFQSEFDAVGFKVIARWAGEPIRAVIAVPTDSPIRHLRELEGKRVSFPSTDAFVAYAVPLVALKHAGVRVEQVFGGNQDGTLAQLKAKRVEAGAVNSRFLAQYAEREQVQFREIFVSEGFPDLAVIVHPRVPAATVERVRRALLAMGRDPHAAPVLAIARFKGFDPAGDRDYEAVRRIYRLIGQ, encoded by the coding sequence ATGAGACTCCTGATCAAAGCTCTCCTCGCGCTCGCCACCCTCGTGCTCGTGGCCGGGGCCGGCGGGACTCAGCCGGGCCCGTACTCCTTCGGGGTCCTGAACCAGCAGAGTCCGGCCCTCACCGCGGAGCGCTGGAATCCGATCCTGCACTACGTGAGCGTCGGCAGCGGCGTGCCGCTGCAGCTGAAGATGGGTCGCACCGTGCAGGAGACGGACGCGATGATGGGCCGCGGCGAGTTCGACTTCGTGTTCACCAATCACAACTTCCAGTCCGAGTTCGACGCGGTGGGCTTCAAGGTGATCGCGCGCTGGGCCGGCGAGCCGATTCGCGCGGTCATCGCGGTGCCCACGGACAGCCCGATCCGTCATCTGCGCGAGCTCGAGGGCAAGCGCGTCTCCTTCCCCTCCACCGACGCCTTCGTGGCCTACGCGGTGCCGCTCGTCGCGCTCAAGCACGCGGGCGTCCGGGTCGAGCAGGTGTTCGGCGGCAACCAGGACGGCACGCTCGCGCAGCTCAAGGCGAAGCGGGTGGAAGCCGGCGCGGTGAACTCGCGCTTCCTCGCCCAGTACGCGGAGCGCGAGCAGGTGCAGTTCCGCGAGATCTTCGTCTCCGAGGGGTTTCCGGACCTCGCGGTGATCGTGCACCCCCGCGTCCCCGCCGCCACCGTCGAGCGAGTGCGCCGCGCCCTGCTCGCGATGGGCCGCGACCCCCATGCGGCGCCGGTGCTCGCGATCGCCAGGTTCAAGGGCTTCGACCCGGCCGGCGATCGCGACTACGAGGCCGTCCGCCGCATCTACCGCCTGATCGGCCAGTGA
- a CDS encoding TonB family protein → MKWRIPLPEDRTQRTLVLAIVTSLLFHLFVLVPFVVVPGLFQSSPYVKRGEPLLVDIAPERPEEKAPLGNPSRPAAPPESVAREAPPAPRTPPAPRMPPAPPRVAPAPRFAPVQPPAPPRAVAKSEPAPQPMVKTPEPTPPAPETAPAETAQGAPAPTAPSQPQVAAARPPSIWRQPGGGGGLQGGGRGGVDGEPIPLDTPEPKYQDYFNKVRERIKSKWVYPRPAGERGIEGELLIEFHIAKDGRLEYIELRHSSGTQILDEAALTAVKLAQPFPPVPDDIAKRTLAINGQFRYQIVSGFVNQFLR, encoded by the coding sequence GTGAAGTGGAGGATTCCGCTTCCCGAGGACCGCACCCAGCGCACGTTGGTGCTCGCCATCGTGACGTCGCTCCTCTTCCACCTCTTCGTCCTGGTTCCGTTCGTCGTCGTGCCGGGGCTCTTCCAGTCGTCGCCCTACGTGAAGCGAGGCGAGCCCCTCCTCGTGGACATCGCGCCCGAGCGGCCGGAGGAGAAGGCCCCGCTCGGTAACCCGTCGCGCCCGGCCGCGCCGCCGGAGAGCGTGGCGCGCGAGGCGCCGCCGGCGCCGCGGACACCGCCCGCCCCGCGGATGCCGCCGGCCCCGCCGCGGGTGGCCCCGGCGCCCCGGTTCGCGCCGGTCCAGCCGCCCGCGCCGCCCCGGGCCGTGGCGAAGTCGGAGCCGGCACCGCAGCCGATGGTGAAGACGCCCGAGCCGACGCCGCCCGCGCCCGAAACGGCGCCCGCGGAGACCGCGCAGGGTGCGCCGGCCCCCACGGCGCCCAGTCAGCCGCAGGTGGCGGCCGCACGGCCGCCCAGCATCTGGCGGCAGCCCGGCGGCGGGGGCGGGCTGCAGGGCGGCGGGCGCGGGGGCGTCGACGGAGAGCCGATCCCGCTCGACACGCCGGAGCCGAAGTACCAGGACTACTTCAACAAGGTGCGAGAGCGCATCAAATCGAAGTGGGTGTATCCGCGACCGGCCGGTGAGCGAGGCATCGAGGGCGAGCTGCTGATCGAGTTCCACATCGCCAAGGACGGCCGCCTGGAGTACATCGAGCTGCGCCACTCCTCGGGCACCCAGATCCTCGACGAGGCCGCCCTCACTGCGGTGAAGCTGGCCCAGCCGTTTCCCCCGGTGCCCGACGACATCGCCAAGCGCACGCTCGCGATCAACGGACAGTTCCGGTACCAGATCGTCAGCGGCTTCGTGAATCAGTTCCTCCGGTAG
- a CDS encoding 5'-nucleotidase C-terminal domain-containing protein: MQLLLVNDVYELEPAQGRGGLARVATLVRALRQESPNTLFVLAGDTLSPSLLSTLRQGAQMIEGWNALGLDAATFGNHEFDFGPAVLAQRIGESRFPWVSSNVLDGATGAPFGGARPWLRRDFEGVRVGMIGLTTADAAKTSSPGPGLRFEAPLAAARAALAALGPVDLRVALTHLPLREDRVLADALPIDAILGGHDHDPMLHEAGRTVIIKAGADALNVGQVEYEIRCGAVLGRRERLIPIDDRLAEAPDVVALVQEQAVRLARELDSVVATAAAPLDARESVTRRQETPVGRLFADLMRARVGAQVGLLNSGAIRGNRVIPAGPITKRDVRQLLPFSNTVTLLEVSGEALRAALERSVDQLPRPSGHFLQTAGVRFTVDPARPPGRRIGHVEVDGRPLVPDGRYRVAVPDYLARGRDGYPMLAAARVLLAPEDGPGLTETVLAGLAAGRSP; this comes from the coding sequence GTGCAGCTCCTGCTCGTCAACGACGTCTACGAGCTCGAGCCCGCCCAGGGTCGCGGCGGCCTCGCGCGGGTGGCCACGCTGGTGCGCGCGCTGCGGCAGGAGAGCCCCAACACGCTGTTCGTGCTGGCCGGCGACACGCTGTCGCCCTCGCTGCTGTCGACGCTGCGGCAGGGCGCCCAGATGATCGAGGGCTGGAACGCGCTCGGCCTCGACGCGGCCACCTTCGGCAATCACGAGTTCGACTTCGGTCCCGCGGTGCTCGCGCAGCGCATCGGCGAGTCGCGCTTCCCGTGGGTGTCGAGCAACGTGCTCGACGGGGCCACCGGCGCTCCCTTCGGCGGCGCGCGGCCCTGGCTTCGCCGGGACTTCGAGGGCGTGCGGGTCGGAATGATCGGCCTCACCACGGCCGATGCGGCCAAGACCTCCAGCCCGGGGCCCGGGCTGCGCTTCGAGGCACCGCTGGCCGCGGCGCGCGCCGCGCTGGCCGCGCTCGGCCCGGTCGACCTGCGGGTGGCCCTGACGCACCTGCCGCTGCGCGAGGACCGGGTGCTGGCCGACGCCCTGCCGATCGACGCCATCCTGGGCGGCCACGATCACGACCCGATGCTGCACGAGGCGGGCCGCACCGTGATCATCAAGGCCGGGGCGGACGCGCTCAACGTGGGGCAGGTGGAGTACGAGATCCGCTGCGGCGCGGTGCTCGGCCGTCGCGAGCGCCTGATTCCCATCGACGACCGGCTGGCCGAGGCGCCGGACGTGGTCGCGCTGGTGCAGGAGCAGGCGGTGCGGCTGGCGCGCGAGCTGGACAGCGTCGTGGCCACCGCCGCGGCCCCGCTCGACGCGCGCGAGAGCGTCACGCGCCGACAGGAGACGCCGGTCGGCCGTCTCTTCGCCGACCTGATGCGCGCGCGCGTGGGCGCGCAGGTGGGCCTGCTCAACAGCGGGGCGATCCGGGGCAATCGGGTGATCCCGGCCGGGCCGATCACGAAGCGCGACGTCCGTCAGCTGCTGCCGTTCAGCAATACGGTCACGCTGCTGGAGGTCTCGGGCGAGGCTCTGCGGGCCGCGCTGGAGCGCTCGGTGGACCAGCTGCCGCGGCCGAGCGGCCACTTCCTCCAGACCGCGGGGGTGCGGTTCACCGTGGATCCGGCGAGACCTCCGGGCCGGCGCATCGGCCACGTCGAGGTCGACGGCCGCCCGCTCGTTCCGGACGGGCGCTACCGGGTCGCGGTGCCGGACTACCTGGCCCGGGGGCGCGACGGCTACCCGATGCTGGCGGCCGCCCGGGTGCTGCTGGCCCCGGAGGACGGGCCGGGCCTGACCGAGACGGTGTTGGCCGGGCTCGCGGCGGGCCGCTCCCCTTGA